One Carassius gibelio isolate Cgi1373 ecotype wild population from Czech Republic chromosome A20, carGib1.2-hapl.c, whole genome shotgun sequence DNA segment encodes these proteins:
- the LOC127939082 gene encoding protein FAM89A, with amino-acid sequence MNGKAGTGAAGGVLACIEGLPPLPKSLSGLLNSSGGSWREMERMYVKKTMIQDDLSRGRNNTDNLLANKPANLDAALALLRKEMVGLRQQDMSLLCQLWSLHESIQEYKGSCQDLSAVSSADGPYGMENGYFDEDEEYYTDSGTTPAETPDGNDTSPKNGTSKDGWMHESFQITI; translated from the exons ATGAATGGTAAGGCTGGGACTGGAGCAGCGGGCGGTGTGCTGGCCTGTATCGAGGGTCTTCCGCCGCTGCCCAAGAGCCTGAGCGGACTGCTCAACTCCAGCGGCGGCTCgtggagagagatggagaggatGTACGTGAAGAAGACCATGATTCAGGACGACTTGAGTCGAGGAAGGAATAATACGGACAATCTGCTGGCGAACAAACCAGCAAACCTGGATGCCGCCCTTGCTTTGCTCAGAAAAGAGATG GTGGGTCTGCGGCAGCAGGACATGTCCCTGCTCTGTCAGCTCTGGTCCCTTCACGAGTCCATCCAGGAGTACAAGGGCAGCTGTCAGGACCTCTCCGCTGTGTCCAGTGCGGATGGACCCTACGGGATGGAGAACGGTTATTTCGATGAAGATGAGGAATATTATACCGACTCCGGTACGACGCCAGCCGAGACGCCTGATGGAAACGACACCTCTCCTAAAAACGGGACATCCAAAGACGGCTGGATGCATGAATCGTTCCAAATCACAATCTAA
- the LOC127938870 gene encoding exocyst complex component 8-like, producing the protein MTDTGNRLRKLLESPNFDPQSYVKQLSQQSDGDRDLQEHRQKIQTLADETAQNLKKNVYKNYRQFIETAKEISYLESEMYQLSHILTEQKSIMESITQSLLSTDKDQAAKEMLAAFPKDTEEVKQRTLTTLLEKVEGCKNIMETPGRYLVYNGDLLEYDADNMSQIQKVHAFLMNDCLLIATWLPNRRGAVKYKYNALYDLQSFAVVNVKDNPPMKDMFKILMFPEIRIFKAENSKIKKEWLEILEETKKSKVSKDQHKKEVEVPASPVRQEVSTNPFDEDEPLGSEELVDLSPEWIQELPEDLDVCIAQRDFEGAVDLLDKLNEYLKEQPVSPRVKELRRKVDERVRQLTEVLVFELSPDRSLRGGPKATRRAVSQLVRLGQSTKACELFLRNRAAAVQTAVRQLRIEGATLLYIQKLCNIFFTSLLETAREFETDFAGNTGCYSAFVVWSRSVMKMFVDAFSKQVFDSKESLSTAAECVKFAGEHCMQLSEIGLDLTFILQSLLMKDIRAALQSQKDIIIEATRHRNSEEMWRRMNLMTPEALAKLKDEMRSCGISSFDQYTGEDCWVNLSYTIVAFTKQMMAFLEEGLKLYFPELHMVFLESLREIILVAVQHVDYSLRCEQEAEKKAFILQNASFLHETVLPVVEKRFEEGVGKPAKQLQDLRKGSRSVRVNPDSTMSVV; encoded by the coding sequence ATGACAGACACCGGGAACCGTTTGCGCAAGTTGCTGGAATCCCCTAATTTTGATCCTCAGTCGTATGTGAAGCAGCTCTCGCAGCAGTCGGACGGGGACCGCGATCTACAAGAACACCGTCAGAAAATACAAACTCTCGCCGACGAAACCGCGCAAAACCTgaagaaaaatgtttataaaaactaCAGGCAGTTTATTGAGACAGCCAAGGAGATTTCTTACCTGGAAAGTGAGATGTATCAGCTGAGCCACATTCTCACTGAGCAGAAGAGCATCATGGAGAGCATTACACAGTCTCTCCTGTCCACAGATAAAGACCAAGCGGCCAAAGAGATGCTCGCAGCCTTCCCAAAGGACACCGAAGAGGTCAAACAAAGAACCCTCACCACGCTTTTGGAAAAAGTGGAGGGATGCAAGAACATCATGGAAACCCCGGGCAGATATCTGGTCTATAACGGGGATCTTCTGGAGTATGACGCAGACAACATGTCACAGATCCAAAAGGTTCACGCCTTTCTGATGAACGACTGCCTGCTCATCGCAACCTGGCTTCCCAACAGACGCGGAGCcgtcaaatacaaatacaatgcCTTGTATGATCTACAAAGCTTCGCGGTTGTGAACGTGAAAGACAACCCTCCGATGAAAGACATGTTCAAGATCCTCATGTTCCCCGAGATCCGCATCTTCAAAGCCGAGAACAGCAAGATCAAGAAAGAGTGGCTGGAGATTCTGGAGGAAACGAAGAAAAGCAAAGTGTCAAAAGACCAACACAAAAAGGAAGTGGAGGTGCCAGCGTCGCCGGTCAGACAGGAAGTCTCCACAAACCCATTTGACGAGGACGAGCCTCTGGGTTCGGAGGAACTGGTGGATCTGAGTCCCGAATGGATCCAGGAGCTTCCAGAAGACCTTGACGTGTGCATCGCTCAGAGAGACTTCGAGGGTGCTGTTGATCTTCTGGATAAGCTAAACGAATATCTGAAGGAGCAGCCGGTGAGTCCACGAGTGAAGGAGTTGAGGAGGAAGGTGGATGAGCGTGTTCGACAGCTGACAGAGGTCCTGGTGTTTGAACTCTCGCCGGATCGCTCGCTCCGTGGAGGACCGAAAGCCACACGGCGCGCCGTCTCTCAGCTCGTCCGCCTGGGACAGTCCACGAAAGCCTGTGAGCTGTTTTTGAGAAACAGAGCGGCGGCCGTCCAAACCGCCGTCCGGCAGCTTCGCATCGAGGGCGCCACGCTGCTTTACATCCAAAAGCTCTGCAACATCTTCTTCACGAGCCTGCTTGAAACCGCCAGGGAGTTTGAGACGGATTTCGCAGGCAACACTGGCTGCTACTCCGCCTTCGTGGTCTGGTCTCGCTCGGTGATGAAGATGTTCGTAGATGCCTTCAGCAAGCAGGTGTTTGACAGCAAAGAGAGCTTGTCCACCGCTGCGGAGTGCGTGAAGTTCGCCGGCGAGCACTGCATGCAGCTGAGCGAGATCGGCTTGGACCTGACCTTCATTTTACAATCGTTACTCATGAAAGACATCAGGGCGGCTCTCCAAAGCCAGAAGGACATCATCATAGAAGCAACGAGGCATCGTAACTCCGAGGAGATGTGGCGTAGGATGAACCTCATGACCCCTGAAGCTCTGGCCAAGCTCAAGGACGAAATGCGCAGCTGTGGGATCAGCAGTTTCGACCAGTATACGGGAGAAGACTGCTGGGTCAACCTGAGCTACACCATTGTGGCCTTCACCAAGCAGATGATGGCCTTCCTGGAGGAAGGGCTGAAGCTGTACTTCCCCGAGCTGCAcatggtgtttctggagagcCTGCGGGAGATCATACTGGTGGCGGTGCAGCACGTGGACTACAGCCTGCGCTGCGAGCAGGAGGCCGAGAAAAAGGCCTTTATTCTGCAGAACGCGTCGTTCCTGCATGAGACGGTGCTTCCTGTTGTGGAGAAGAGGTTTGAGGAGGGAGTCGGGAAGCCTGCCAAACAGCTCCAGGATCTGAGGAAGGGCTCTCGGTCTGTCAGAGTCAACCCCGACAGCACCATGTCCGTTGTTTAA